In Campylobacter vicugnae, a genomic segment contains:
- a CDS encoding complex I subunit 4 family protein: MSSILTWIIFMPFLSGLFIALFCNNFWGRIVAFGASVFVAILTVIMTLSFDPAGGMQFVDIISLVQRYGITYMVGVDGINIYLILIIALFLPLLFFVLKREEKGFWANLLFIESGFLAVCSSLDLIFFYAGWEMMLLPIFVMVGLYGKSAKRAKAMLDMMYYAIFGSMIMLGAIIYLGVLHFEQFGFYSFALDDLAKLNLSVMAERVLFFSFMIAFVIKLPLFPFHMWLSKAYTYSPSVATFMLSAIASKVAVFAILRFVLPIFSLSFIEFSSYFVALGIFSMIYFGVIALRCDDFKTLLAFASASHLGLILAGLFSLDAVGMSGALYQIIAHAITSGVMFLMVGIISTQLGTRKISQLGGIAHKAPVFATLFGIMMLSSVGLPTTIGFVAELLILVGLFKTNLIYGIIATTSIIVGAVYMFVVYRKAILQSVSSVTDKFKELSKSQILGFGFVAIIIFVMGIYPKTFLDLSENTVQNHYEKYIKSNLKEHK; this comes from the coding sequence ATGAGTAGTATATTGACTTGGATTATATTTATGCCATTTTTATCTGGGCTTTTTATAGCTCTATTTTGTAATAATTTTTGGGGTAGGATTGTGGCTTTTGGAGCGAGTGTTTTTGTCGCAATTCTTACGGTAATAATGACTCTTAGCTTTGATCCAGCCGGTGGAATGCAGTTTGTAGATATTATTTCGCTAGTGCAAAGATATGGGATAACATATATGGTGGGAGTTGATGGAATTAATATCTATCTTATTTTAATTATTGCTCTATTTTTACCATTGCTATTTTTTGTGCTTAAGCGTGAAGAAAAAGGTTTTTGGGCAAATTTACTATTTATAGAGAGTGGATTTTTAGCTGTTTGTAGCTCGCTTGATCTTATCTTTTTTTATGCTGGATGGGAGATGATGCTTCTTCCTATTTTTGTGATGGTAGGCCTATATGGTAAAAGTGCTAAAAGAGCTAAAGCAATGCTTGATATGATGTATTATGCGATATTTGGTTCTATGATTATGCTTGGAGCTATAATTTATCTTGGTGTGCTTCATTTTGAGCAATTTGGATTTTATAGTTTTGCTTTAGATGATTTAGCAAAATTAAATTTAAGCGTGATGGCTGAAAGAGTGTTGTTTTTTAGCTTTATGATCGCTTTTGTTATTAAGCTTCCTTTATTTCCATTTCACATGTGGCTTAGTAAGGCATATACTTATTCTCCTAGCGTAGCTACATTTATGCTCTCAGCTATCGCATCTAAAGTGGCAGTTTTTGCTATTTTAAGATTTGTATTGCCTATTTTTTCGCTTAGTTTTATAGAGTTTTCAAGTTATTTTGTAGCACTTGGGATATTTTCTATGATATATTTTGGAGTAATTGCGCTTAGATGTGATGATTTTAAAACTCTTTTAGCATTTGCTTCAGCATCGCATTTGGGTCTGATTTTAGCTGGTTTATTTAGTCTTGATGCAGTAGGAATGAGCGGTGCGCTTTATCAGATTATTGCTCACGCTATTACTAGCGGGGTGATGTTTTTGATGGTTGGCATTATTAGCACTCAGTTAGGCACTCGCAAGATAAGTCAGCTTGGAGGTATCGCTCATAAAGCTCCAGTTTTTGCTACTTTATTTGGAATTATGATGCTCTCAAGCGTTGGGCTTCCTACTACAATCGGATTTGTAGCTGAGCTTTTAATACTTGTTGGTTTATTTAAAACAAATTTGATATATGGAATTATTGCTACTACATCTATAATTGTCGGTGCTGTTTATATGTTTGTAGTGTATCGCAAGGCAATTTTGCAAAGCGTTAGTAGTGTAACGGATAAATTCAAAGAGCTTAGCAAGTCTCAGATTTTAGGATTTGGATTTGTTGCTATTATTATATTTGTAATGGGTATATATCCTAAAACCTTTTTAGATCTATCTGAAAATACAGTACAAAACCATTATGAAAAATATATAAAATCAAATTTAAAGGAGCATAAATGA
- a CDS encoding NADH-quinone oxidoreductase subunit N has translation MIALTPFLLSIAAIIANIFLSVTRIKKGLLLGVNLLFWAIVLVSFFVFRNEIVNSDLPFFATGFIVFGQFELVLCSIVAVLTILFFATLYFSDDERYFKPELVALANLASFGMMGMIISSEIITTLIFIEIASISIYAMIALNSFNSKSIEAAFKYFLLSSFMSAFYLLGAALIFGMTQTTKYELLSKLSSPLFITTIGAMLIIAMMFFKIAIFGFYRWSIDVYYGASTSITGYLAGAFKLASFGMLIKFALLYSGGWNDILAIIFSVVAICSMFIGNFLSLKEVDVKKILIAAGIVHAGYIFINLASFSGEESLFAGVFYIAIYAITTGFGFLLLNALFGDKQVTIDSIAGLYKSSPIAALAFTIISLSFIGFPYTVGFLGKVYIFSSAFEAGYAYLAIFGIINTILSVYYYLRIIISIYFKESNEIVILSKPRTIWLNILSILAIAFVILEGIGIGSILGYLSLVMA, from the coding sequence ATGATAGCTTTAACGCCGTTTTTACTATCAATTGCTGCTATTATAGCTAATATATTTTTAAGCGTTACAAGAATTAAAAAAGGGTTACTTTTAGGAGTAAATTTACTATTTTGGGCTATTGTTTTAGTATCATTTTTTGTTTTTAGAAATGAAATTGTTAATAGCGACTTACCATTTTTTGCCACAGGATTTATAGTATTTGGACAGTTTGAGCTGGTGCTGTGTTCTATTGTAGCTGTGCTTACTATCTTATTTTTTGCTACTTTATATTTTAGCGATGATGAGAGATATTTTAAACCCGAGCTTGTAGCATTGGCAAATTTAGCCTCATTTGGTATGATGGGTATGATAATATCAAGCGAGATTATCACAACGCTAATATTCATTGAAATTGCTTCAATATCAATATATGCGATGATAGCACTAAATTCATTTAATTCTAAAAGCATTGAAGCGGCTTTTAAATACTTTTTATTATCATCATTTATGAGTGCGTTTTATCTACTTGGTGCAGCCTTAATTTTTGGTATGACACAAACAACAAAATATGAACTACTTAGCAAGCTCTCATCGCCATTATTTATAACAACAATTGGTGCGATGTTAATTATAGCTATGATGTTTTTTAAGATTGCAATTTTTGGCTTTTATCGCTGGAGTATTGATGTCTATTATGGCGCTAGTACTAGCATTACTGGATATTTAGCTGGAGCGTTTAAGCTTGCTAGTTTTGGGATGTTGATTAAATTTGCTCTGCTTTATAGTGGCGGCTGGAATGATATTTTAGCTATTATCTTTAGTGTTGTAGCAATATGTAGTATGTTTATAGGTAATTTTTTAAGCTTAAAAGAAGTAGATGTCAAAAAGATTTTAATAGCTGCTGGAATCGTTCATGCTGGATATATATTTATAAATTTAGCTAGCTTTAGCGGCGAAGAATCTTTATTTGCTGGGGTATTTTATATAGCTATTTATGCTATTACTACTGGGTTTGGATTTTTGCTACTAAATGCACTTTTTGGTGATAAGCAAGTTACTATAGATTCCATAGCTGGTCTTTATAAAAGTTCGCCTATTGCTGCTTTAGCATTTACTATTATATCGCTTTCGTTTATTGGATTTCCATACACGGTTGGATTTTTGGGTAAGGTTTATATATTTTCAAGTGCATTTGAAGCTGGTTATGCATATTTGGCAATTTTTGGTATCATTAATACTATTTTATCAGTATATTACTATCTAAGGATTATTATTAGTATATATTTTAAAGAGTCAAATGAGATAGTCATACTCTCAAAGCCTAGGACTATTTGGTTAAATATTTTAAGTATTTTAGCCATTGCTTTTGTGATTTTAGAAGGAATTGGGATTGGTTCGATTTTAGGATATTTGTCCCTTGTTATGGCCTAA
- a CDS encoding NADH-quinone oxidoreductase subunit J family protein — MENFLFINFSFLAILGALGLISFKAPIHGALSMIVSLVAIAGLYLLLYAQTLFLIQIVVYAGAIMVLSVFVMMFFNIKADSLWAKFSFTQMLQAALPLVVFGFLAYELAMMPGDFIVVPEGFGQITPLGKYLFFNWGFSFEMISLLLTAALVGVVAILKGKNNG, encoded by the coding sequence ATGGAAAATTTTTTATTTATTAACTTCTCGTTTTTGGCGATTTTAGGAGCTTTGGGGCTTATAAGTTTTAAGGCTCCAATTCATGGAGCATTATCTATGATTGTCTCGCTTGTAGCTATTGCTGGGCTATATCTTTTATTATATGCTCAAACTCTATTTTTAATACAAATAGTAGTGTATGCTGGGGCTATTATGGTTTTATCGGTTTTTGTTATGATGTTTTTCAATATTAAGGCTGATAGTTTGTGGGCTAAATTTAGTTTTACTCAAATGCTTCAAGCTGCTTTACCGTTGGTAGTTTTTGGCTTTTTAGCTTATGAGCTTGCTATGATGCCTGGTGATTTTATTGTGGTACCTGAAGGATTTGGACAGATTACTCCACTTGGAAAATATCTATTTTTTAATTGGGGATTTAGTTTTGAGATGATATCGCTACTTTTAACTGCTGCTTTGGTTGGAGTTGTAGCGATTTTAAAAGGCAAAAATAATGGTTGA
- the topA gene encoding type I DNA topoisomerase, translated as MMSKLIIVESPAKAKTIKNFLGSEYKVIASKGHIRDLPKSSFGIKIDGDKFTPEYRISSDHSALVKEIKALASDADEIYLATDEDREGEAIAYHIATAIGKKPEALPRIVFHEITKSAIEAALANPRVLDMNSVNAQQARRLLDRIVGYKLSPLLNIKIQRGLSAGRVQSSALKILVDREREIRDFKPIEYFSIDTKFKSDLEAELVEFQGSKIEKLTITNKQRAQFILDTLKNDKFQISQIESKERKTNAQPPFMTSTLQQSASNRLGFSPKKTMILAQSLYEGVQTNSGFMGAITYMRTDSLNIAKEALNAAREIIKSEFGLDYLPKSANIYTTKSKGAQEAHEAIRPTNLSFTPQIAAQYLEKDMLKLYTLIYNRFLASQMSPSISQTQNIMIKSDNATFKLSGRKVVFDGFYKVYGDMDKDKILPVLNIGETMSVESMQSSGHFTEPPSRYSEAGLVKKLESLGIGRPSTYAPTISLLTSRDYVKVEKKQLIPNDIAFTITSVLEENFKDIVDSEFTSKMEEKLDDIAENKADWQEVLSKFYYPFIAKIDDGKKNIKSQKVAQPIGENCPDCGGELVKRKGKFGEFIACSNFPKCKYSRNLLGQAKFEKKEPSKIGVNCPECGSDIVERFSKKGKFYGCSNYPKCKFISNYPPAGKNCPECSKYMVFKELKKGKFNECPACKYKEEVSNNE; from the coding sequence ATTATGAGTAAATTAATAATAGTCGAATCTCCGGCAAAAGCTAAAACTATAAAAAATTTTTTAGGTTCTGAGTATAAGGTCATAGCTAGTAAAGGGCATATTAGAGATCTGCCAAAATCTAGTTTTGGCATTAAGATTGATGGGGATAAATTTACTCCTGAGTATAGAATTAGTAGCGACCATAGTGCGCTAGTTAAAGAGATTAAGGCTTTAGCTAGCGATGCTGATGAGATATATCTTGCAACCGATGAGGATAGAGAGGGTGAGGCGATTGCTTATCATATTGCAACAGCAATTGGTAAAAAGCCAGAAGCTTTGCCTAGAATTGTATTTCATGAGATTACTAAAAGTGCTATTGAAGCAGCATTAGCCAATCCTAGAGTTTTGGATATGAATAGCGTAAATGCTCAACAAGCAAGGCGTCTATTAGATAGAATTGTAGGATATAAGCTAAGTCCGCTTTTAAATATTAAAATTCAAAGAGGATTAAGTGCTGGTAGAGTCCAAAGCTCAGCACTTAAAATTTTAGTTGATAGAGAGCGTGAAATTAGAGATTTTAAACCTATTGAGTATTTTAGTATTGATACTAAATTTAAAAGCGATTTAGAAGCTGAATTGGTTGAATTTCAAGGCTCAAAGATAGAAAAACTTACCATAACCAATAAACAAAGAGCTCAATTTATTCTAGATACATTAAAAAATGATAAATTCCAAATTAGCCAGATTGAGTCTAAAGAGCGTAAAACCAACGCTCAGCCCCCATTTATGACATCAACATTACAACAAAGCGCTTCAAATAGATTAGGCTTTAGCCCTAAAAAAACTATGATTCTAGCACAAAGTTTATATGAAGGTGTGCAGACAAATAGTGGATTTATGGGTGCAATTACTTATATGAGAACAGATAGTTTAAATATAGCCAAAGAGGCATTAAATGCAGCTAGAGAGATCATTAAGAGCGAATTTGGCTTAGATTATCTACCAAAAAGTGCAAATATCTACACAACTAAATCAAAAGGCGCACAAGAAGCTCACGAGGCAATTAGACCGACTAATTTAAGCTTTACTCCACAAATTGCAGCGCAGTATTTAGAAAAGGATATGTTAAAGCTATATACATTAATCTATAATAGATTTTTAGCCTCACAGATGAGTCCAAGCATTTCACAAACTCAAAATATAATGATAAAAAGCGATAATGCTACCTTTAAATTATCGGGTAGAAAAGTTGTGTTTGATGGATTTTATAAGGTTTATGGTGATATGGATAAGGATAAAATCCTTCCAGTGCTTAATATCGGCGAGACTATGAGTGTAGAGAGTATGCAAAGTAGCGGGCATTTTACTGAACCACCAAGTCGCTACTCTGAGGCAGGCTTGGTAAAAAAACTTGAGAGTTTAGGAATTGGTAGGCCAAGTACATATGCACCAACTATTTCATTGCTTACAAGTAGGGATTATGTAAAGGTAGAAAAAAAGCAGTTAATCCCAAATGATATAGCATTTACTATAACTTCAGTATTAGAAGAGAATTTTAAAGATATTGTAGATAGCGAATTTACTTCTAAAATGGAAGAAAAACTTGATGATATAGCCGAAAATAAAGCTGATTGGCAAGAGGTTTTATCTAAATTTTACTATCCATTTATAGCCAAAATAGATGATGGCAAAAAAAATATTAAAAGTCAAAAAGTAGCCCAACCAATTGGAGAAAATTGCCCTGATTGTGGTGGTGAATTGGTTAAGAGAAAGGGTAAATTTGGTGAGTTTATCGCTTGTTCAAATTTTCCAAAATGCAAATATTCGCGTAATCTCTTAGGCCAAGCCAAATTTGAAAAAAAAGAGCCAAGCAAAATCGGCGTAAATTGCCCAGAATGTGGTAGCGATATTGTAGAGAGATTTAGTAAAAAGGGTAAATTTTATGGATGTTCTAACTATCCAAAATGTAAATTTATAAGCAACTATCCACCAGCTGGTAAAAACTGTCCAGAGTGTTCTAAATATATGGTTTTTAAAGAGTTAAAAAAGGGTAAATTTAACGAATGTCCAGCTTGTAAATATAAAGAAGAGGTAAGCAATAATGAGTAA
- the nuoL gene encoding NADH-quinone oxidoreductase subunit L, translating to MLVNIVILAPIIGSLLLGILYLARKGLGLSQGFFAFLGMIGPVVSFIAMAVLFTQSYGSSINLELFSWLDIAGFSIDVGFYLDSLSLVMALFVAFLGMLIHLYSIGYMDGDEGFGKFFCYMNLFLASMLILVLANNPILMFVGWEGVGVCSYLLIAFYFSDKDNVKAGNKAFILNRIGDFGFLIGLIALYLASSGVKFDYIGLNEITLSPNVAIFIAFCFIAGALAKSAQIPLYTWLPDAMAGPTPISALIHAATMVTAGVYMVVRFDFLFAGLSLPVEVLAGIGAAGALFAGIIATKATDIKKILAYSTMSQLGYMFAALSYSSGAAMYHLFTHGFFKALLFLSAGAIIIALHHEQNIFKMGNLKSNKALYYPMLFGMLAISGIFPFAGFFSKDAIILGALLSGHYVIFSILLFTAGLTAYYCFRLFFLVFYSQNQAPHQHKVPFTMLSVNYLLCLFALGGGFMAIFLDIDHPTLMVEIIAGVVSMAVSGIGIFIAYKKFYNYKNCEESMGKFESIVANRFYIDEIYELIFVKSLKRISHFMREIIDDRILYPLVEFSALMFRGFGQLYAKYTQNGLASSYAFYMLFFVCVIIIFSKAIL from the coding sequence ATGCTAGTTAATATCGTAATTTTAGCACCAATTATTGGTAGTTTGCTTCTTGGGATTTTGTATCTTGCTAGAAAAGGGCTTGGACTCTCTCAAGGATTTTTTGCATTTTTAGGTATGATTGGGCCAGTAGTTAGCTTTATAGCTATGGCGGTATTATTTACTCAAAGCTATGGAAGTAGTATAAATTTAGAGCTATTTAGTTGGCTTGATATTGCTGGATTTAGTATAGATGTTGGGTTTTATCTTGATAGTCTTAGTCTTGTGATGGCGTTATTTGTAGCGTTTTTGGGTATGCTTATACACCTATATTCTATAGGCTATATGGATGGAGATGAGGGCTTTGGAAAATTCTTTTGCTATATGAATTTATTTTTAGCTTCTATGCTTATTTTGGTTTTAGCAAACAATCCAATTTTGATGTTTGTTGGCTGGGAAGGCGTTGGAGTTTGTTCATATTTACTAATTGCTTTTTACTTTAGTGATAAAGATAATGTAAAAGCCGGTAATAAGGCATTTATTTTAAATAGAATTGGTGATTTTGGCTTTTTAATTGGGCTTATTGCTCTATATCTTGCTAGTAGCGGAGTTAAATTTGATTATATAGGTCTTAATGAGATAACTCTAAGTCCTAATGTAGCGATATTTATTGCGTTTTGTTTTATAGCTGGTGCTTTGGCTAAATCGGCTCAAATTCCTCTATATACTTGGCTACCTGATGCGATGGCTGGTCCAACGCCAATTTCAGCCTTAATTCACGCTGCGACGATGGTTACAGCTGGGGTTTATATGGTTGTAAGATTTGATTTCTTATTTGCTGGACTTAGCTTACCAGTTGAGGTTTTAGCCGGTATTGGTGCAGCTGGAGCGTTATTTGCTGGGATTATTGCGACAAAGGCTACTGATATTAAAAAGATTTTAGCCTACTCTACAATGAGTCAATTAGGATATATGTTTGCTGCGCTTAGTTATAGTTCAGGTGCTGCGATGTATCATCTATTTACTCATGGCTTTTTTAAGGCATTACTATTTTTGAGTGCTGGAGCGATTATTATAGCTCTTCATCATGAGCAAAATATATTTAAAATGGGAAATTTAAAATCTAATAAAGCTCTATATTATCCAATGCTTTTTGGAATGCTTGCAATTAGTGGAATTTTCCCATTTGCTGGCTTTTTCTCTAAAGATGCTATTATCCTTGGAGCACTTCTTTCTGGGCATTATGTAATATTTAGTATCTTACTATTTACAGCTGGACTTACAGCATATTATTGCTTTAGATTATTTTTCTTGGTGTTTTATTCGCAAAACCAAGCACCTCATCAACATAAAGTGCCTTTTACTATGCTTAGTGTGAATTATTTGCTGTGTCTATTTGCATTAGGTGGTGGATTTATGGCAATATTTTTGGATATAGACCATCCAACTTTAATGGTAGAGATTATTGCTGGAGTGGTGAGTATGGCAGTGTCTGGTATCGGTATTTTTATCGCTTATAAGAAATTTTATAACTATAAAAATTGCGAAGAATCTATGGGTAAATTTGAGAGCATTGTAGCAAATAGATTCTATATAGATGAGATATATGAACTAATTTTTGTCAAAAGCTTAAAACGCATTAGCCATTTTATGCGTGAGATTATAGATGATAGAATATTATATCCACTTGTTGAGTTTAGTGCTTTGATGTTTAGAGGATTTGGTCAATTATATGCTAAATATACTCAAAATGGTTTAGCTAGTTCATATGCATTTTATATGTTATTTTTCGTCTGTGTTATTATTATATTTTCAAAGGCTATTTTATGA
- a CDS encoding citrate synthase encodes MSNTVTLTDNRNGKSYDFPILDGTLGPSVIDISTLYKDTGMFTFDRGYTSTAMCRSAITYIDGEAGTLMHRGYDIAWLAENKRYLDVVYLLFNGKLPSEDELNAFRHELKERSYLNEKMIKLFDCFPDKAHPMAVLQASVATMSAYYKRDMNFDDMKDYMELAKRMVAKIPTMIAFYYRHVRGFPTVYPDLDRGFTENFLYMLRAFPHNRVDLKPIEVKAFDTILMLHADHEQNASTTTVRTVGSTHAHPYSCISAGIGALWGHAHGGANEGVIRQLEMIGTPDRVDEFIKKAKDKNDPFRLMGFGHRVYKNFDPRAKVLKGLRDRLIDEIGIDSNLIKVATRIEEIALNDEYFVSRNLYPNVDFHSGVILKALGIPNEMFAAIFVMGRVPGWLSQWMELKSQDNIKIVRPRQLYVGPASQPE; translated from the coding sequence ATGAGTAACACAGTAACATTGACAGATAATAGAAATGGAAAAAGTTATGATTTTCCTATTTTAGATGGTACTTTAGGGCCTAGCGTTATAGATATCTCTACCCTATATAAAGATACTGGTATGTTTACATTTGACCGTGGATATACTAGTACAGCAATGTGCCGCTCAGCTATTACGTATATCGATGGTGAGGCTGGTACGCTAATGCATAGAGGCTATGATATAGCATGGTTAGCTGAAAATAAAAGATATCTAGATGTAGTATATCTACTATTTAATGGCAAACTTCCAAGTGAAGATGAGTTAAATGCATTCCGCCATGAATTAAAAGAGAGAAGCTATCTAAATGAGAAGATGATTAAGCTATTTGACTGCTTCCCTGATAAAGCTCATCCAATGGCAGTATTACAAGCAAGTGTAGCTACTATGAGTGCGTATTATAAAAGAGATATGAATTTTGATGATATGAAAGATTATATGGAATTAGCTAAAAGAATGGTAGCAAAAATTCCAACAATGATAGCATTTTACTATCGCCATGTTCGTGGTTTCCCAACTGTATATCCAGATCTTGATCGTGGATTTACAGAAAATTTCTTATATATGCTAAGAGCATTCCCGCACAATAGAGTAGATCTAAAACCAATCGAAGTAAAAGCTTTTGATACAATCTTAATGCTACACGCTGATCATGAGCAAAATGCTTCTACTACGACAGTTCGTACTGTTGGTTCTACTCATGCGCACCCATATTCATGTATAAGTGCTGGTATTGGTGCTTTATGGGGTCATGCTCACGGTGGTGCTAATGAGGGTGTTATTCGCCAGTTAGAGATGATTGGTACTCCAGATAGAGTAGATGAGTTTATCAAAAAAGCAAAAGATAAAAATGATCCATTCCGCCTAATGGGCTTTGGTCATAGAGTTTATAAAAACTTTGACCCAAGAGCTAAGGTATTAAAAGGCCTAAGAGATAGATTAATTGATGAGATCGGTATAGATAGCAATCTAATTAAAGTAGCTACAAGAATAGAAGAGATTGCTTTAAATGATGAGTATTTTGTCTCTAGAAATCTATATCCAAATGTTGATTTTCATAGCGGCGTAATACTAAAAGCATTAGGAATTCCAAATGAAATGTTTGCTGCAATATTTGTAATGGGTAGAGTTCCAGGCTGGTTAAGTCAATGGATGGAGTTAAAATCTCAAGATAATATCAAAATTGTCCGCCCAAGACAGCTATATGTTGGACCAGCATCTCAACCTGAGTAA
- a CDS encoding cation:proton antiporter — protein sequence MQHSAISELSILLVLAFAIFVSPYLAKFTRIPIAPIEIIFGIILGYFGFIGQSATFKLVAEVGFFYLMFLAGTEIDIRALIKTDKQVLRLALLYISILYIVAGVAGVWSNALFLTFVVVPVMSVGVLSTLFKEYGKNEPWLNTAMIAGGIGEVISIALLTLMSAYIEFGSSAELFSSIYYLILFIVLCVFGFKGLEVLFWWYPNIKILLMPHDDKAEKDIRLSMALFFSTVAVMIYLNLEIVLGAFIAGSFIATFFNHKKDLPHKLGSFGFGFLVPIFFVYIGTTVDLGYLFMPGVLDNAIKLMIFMVIIRVVASLIFIKRFGLYDSILFGLSLSMPLTLLVAVATVAYNAGNIPKELYFAFIIASIFEVIISMVLIKFTNYLKFRLK from the coding sequence TTGCAACACAGTGCCATTAGTGAGCTTTCTATTTTACTTGTTTTGGCTTTTGCTATCTTTGTTTCTCCATATTTGGCTAAATTTACAAGGATTCCAATTGCGCCAATTGAGATAATTTTTGGAATTATTCTTGGCTATTTTGGATTTATTGGCCAGAGTGCAACTTTTAAACTAGTAGCTGAAGTTGGGTTTTTTTACTTGATGTTTTTAGCTGGGACTGAGATTGATATTAGAGCGCTTATTAAGACAGATAAGCAAGTTTTACGCTTAGCACTTTTATACATCTCTATCTTATATATTGTTGCTGGTGTTGCTGGAGTATGGTCAAATGCTCTATTTCTTACCTTTGTAGTTGTTCCTGTAATGAGTGTAGGTGTGTTATCTACTCTATTTAAGGAGTATGGCAAGAATGAGCCATGGCTAAATACAGCTATGATTGCTGGTGGAATTGGTGAAGTTATTAGCATTGCCTTGCTTACATTGATGTCGGCTTATATTGAGTTTGGTAGTTCTGCTGAATTATTTAGTAGTATATACTATCTTATTTTGTTTATTGTGCTTTGTGTGTTTGGATTTAAAGGACTTGAGGTTCTATTTTGGTGGTATCCAAATATTAAGATACTCTTAATGCCACATGATGATAAAGCTGAAAAAGATATTCGCCTCTCTATGGCTCTATTTTTTAGCACCGTTGCAGTTATGATATATCTGAATTTAGAGATAGTTTTAGGTGCTTTTATTGCCGGTAGTTTCATAGCTACATTTTTTAATCATAAAAAAGATCTTCCACATAAACTTGGAAGTTTTGGTTTTGGATTTTTAGTGCCAATATTTTTTGTTTATATCGGTACTACAGTGGATTTGGGATATTTATTTATGCCTGGCGTACTTGATAATGCTATAAAGTTAATGATATTTATGGTTATTATACGAGTGGTTGCATCGTTAATATTTATAAAGCGTTTTGGTTTGTATGATAGTATCCTTTTTGGTTTATCGCTATCAATGCCACTTACGCTTTTAGTAGCAGTAGCAACGGTAGCATATAATGCTGGTAATATACCAAAAGAGTTATATTTTGCCTTTATTATTGCTAGTATTTTTGAAGTAATAATATCAATGGTATTAATAAAATTTACTAATTATCTTAAATTTCGCCTTAAATAA
- a CDS encoding biotin synthase, translating to MSKVVMLCAICNVSSGNCPEDCAYCTQSAHVKADINRYKQKSIEQILKEAKMAKANKALGFCLVTSGRRLDDKKLEFICQTAKTLQKELPELLLIACNGSASYESLKELKNAGIFSYNHNLETSREYFPKICSTHSWDERFQTNLNAKRAGLELCCGGIYGLGESNEDRISFRNSLKELNPFTSPINFFIPNPALKIKEPKLSADEALEILRDSAKALPNTRIMVAGGREVILGDRQYEILENGASAIVVGDYLTTSGEAASKDIEELKKRGFEFATQCH from the coding sequence ATGAGTAAAGTAGTAATGCTATGTGCGATATGTAATGTTAGTAGCGGCAATTGCCCTGAAGATTGTGCGTATTGTACTCAAAGTGCTCATGTAAAAGCTGATATAAATAGATATAAACAAAAAAGTATAGAACAAATTTTAAAAGAGGCCAAAATGGCTAAGGCAAATAAAGCTCTTGGCTTTTGCTTAGTTACTAGCGGTAGGAGACTTGATGATAAAAAGCTTGAGTTTATCTGCCAAACTGCCAAAACATTACAAAAAGAGCTACCCGAACTGCTGCTGATAGCATGTAATGGAAGTGCGAGTTATGAGAGTTTAAAAGAGCTTAAAAATGCTGGAATTTTCAGCTATAATCACAATCTTGAAACAAGCCGTGAATACTTTCCTAAAATTTGCTCTACTCATAGCTGGGATGAGAGATTTCAGACAAATTTAAATGCCAAAAGAGCCGGGCTTGAGCTTTGCTGTGGCGGGATTTATGGTCTTGGAGAGAGTAATGAAGATAGAATAAGTTTTAGAAACTCATTAAAAGAGCTAAATCCATTTACTAGTCCGATAAATTTCTTTATCCCAAATCCCGCTTTGAAAATCAAAGAGCCAAAGCTTAGTGCCGATGAAGCCTTAGAGATATTAAGAGATAGCGCTAAGGCTCTGCCTAATACTAGAATAATGGTAGCTGGCGGTAGAGAAGTAATCCTTGGCGATAGACAATATGAGATATTAGAAAATGGAGCTAGTGCTATTGTAGTGGGAGATTATCTCACTACTAGTGGCGAGGCTGCTAGCAAGGATATAGAAGAGCTTAAAAAACGAGGCTTTGAGTTTGCAACACAGTGCCATTAG
- the nuoK gene encoding NADH-quinone oxidoreductase subunit NuoK, translated as MVENYIFVAILLFVIGIFGVILRKNIFTIFMSIELMLNAVALLFAIFARVNLNLDGQVIVMLVIAIAAAEASFGLALITLLHKTKQSLNIDSFKELKDSNAS; from the coding sequence ATGGTTGAGAACTATATATTTGTAGCTATTTTGCTCTTTGTGATCGGGATTTTTGGTGTTATTTTGCGTAAAAATATCTTTACTATTTTTATGTCTATTGAGCTGATGTTAAATGCAGTTGCTCTGCTTTTTGCTATATTTGCTAGGGTGAATTTGAATTTAGATGGTCAAGTTATTGTTATGCTAGTAATTGCTATAGCTGCAGCTGAGGCTAGTTTTGGACTAGCGCTTATTACGCTACTACATAAGACAAAACAGAGCCTAAATATAGATAGCTTTAAAGAGTTAAAGGATAGTAATGCTAGTTAA